The Oleidesulfovibrio alaskensis DSM 16109 nucleotide sequence GCGGGTGTGCCGGTGGGGCTGGTTATGGCGGGGCTTATGTCCATGGCTTTCATGGCCTTCCAGGGCATGATTTCCTAGGGAAGTACCGGAACAAGGACAAGCCCTTTCCGCGGGAAATCCGCAAAGGAAAGGAAAACAGACAAGGACAGCGATATGGTCGTAACATCCGTGCTTTCCCTGCTGGCGCTCGGTTTTGTCGCAGCCTGTGTGCTGGCGGCCGCTTCCCGGGTTTTTTATGTAGAGGAAGATCCGCGCGTTGAAGCTGTGCTGGACGCCCTGCCGGGCGCTAACTGCGGCGGCTGCGGTTTTGCCGGCTGTGAAGCGTATGCCCAGGCTGTGCTGGCCGATCCTTCGGTCAGTGCCGGGCTGTGCTGCGCAGGCGGTCCGGAAGTGGCCCACAAGGTGGGTGAGCTTTCCGGCAAGGCCGCAGGCGATGATGAACCGCTGGTTTCTTTCCGGCGCTGTGTAAAAGATGAAGGTAAGGTGGCATCCCGTTACGGGTACGAGGGATTTGCATCCTGCACTGCCGCGGCAATGATCGAAGACGGCCCCGACGCGTGCCGTTTTTCGTGCATCGGCTACGGCGACTGCGTGCGCGGGTGCCCCTTTGACGCCATGTATATAGAAAACGGCCTTGTGCATATTGACGAAGAAAAATGCACAAGCTGCGGCGCATGCATCCGCATATGCCCGCGCAATATTCTGGAACTCATCCCGCGCCGTGCGCGTGTCATGGTTTACTGCTCAACGCAGGATAAAATGAAGGCCGTGATGAACGTGTGCGAAGCAGGCTGCATCAACTGCGCAAAATGCGTCAAGAAGTGTCCGGCAAACGCCATAACGCAGGAAGGCGGCAAGATCATGATTGATCAGAAAGCCTGCCTCGCGTTCGGGCCGGAATGCGGTGAAGCCTGTGTGGAAGCGTGCCCGCGCAACATTCTGCGCCATACATGCCCCACAGCCAAAGTCAGGCTGGCCGAGCTGAAAGCGCAGGACGCGGCTCAGGATGAGGCTTCCGCCTGAGGGCGGCGGCAGGTTTACAACCGCGCCTGAAAAAGCGCGTGTGATACTTGGAGTCATTCCATGGAAAAAAATACCGCATCCAGAAGACAGTTTATCCAGACATGCGGTCTGCTGGGGCTTTCCGTGGCGGCAGGGGCAGCTTTGCCCGCTGTGGCCGGCGCCGCACGCATAGGCGGTGAGCACACCGTAACCCAGACGCGTCTGCAGATGGGCACCCTTGTGACGCTGACAGCCGTTCATACCTCGCGCCTGCAGGCCGAGGAGGCTCTGGGGCGTGCTTTTGAAGAAATAGACAGGCTTGCCGCCGTGTTCAGCCGGTACGACAGCACCACCCCCGTGTATGTGCTTAACCGTGACGGAAGGGTCTCAGGCATCGGGCCTGAACTTAAGGAAGTGATGGACCGCGCGCTGCGTTTCGGCAGCCTGACGGATAATGCGTTCAACATTACGGTGAAGCCTGTGGTCGACCTGTTCAGCAGCCGGCAGAACCTTGCCGGCAGCGTGCAGCTTTCTCAGGAAGACGTGTCGCATGCGCTTAGTCTTGTCGATGCGCGTGGTGTGCAGCTGGGGCGCGACAGCATCCGGCTGCAGCGCGAAGGAATGGGCGTGACGCTGGACGGCATTGCCAAAGGCTACATTGTAGACAAAGCTTCTTCCGTGCTTAGCGCCTGCGGCGTGCGCAATCATATGATCAACGCCGGCGGCGATATACGCACCAGCGGAGAAAAAGCCGGCGGCAAACCGTGGGTTATCGCCATTCAGGACCCTGATAAAAAGCGGAACTACCCCGCGACTATTGCCCTGCGTGATGGTGCCATTGCCACTTCCGGAGGTTATGAGGTCTTTTACGACCGCAAACGCATGTACAGCCATCTGGTAAGCCCCGCCACCGGCAGCAGCCCGCACAGCGTGCTCAGTGTGTCGGTGACGGCTCCCACCGTGATGGAGGCAGATACACTGGCTACTGCGGTGTATGTCATGCAGGCCCGCAGCGGTCTGCAGTTCATGGACAGCCTTACGGGACGCGAATGTCTTATTCTGGGACGTAACGGGGCTGCCTATACATCGCGCAACTGGGCAAAAGCATAAAACTGCTGCCCGGGAGCATTAAAGTCCGTTCTGTCCGGTCGCTTTGCGGCCGGACTTTTTTTGTTCCGGTGCCGGTGGCGGCTGCTGCCGCGGGATGGAAAGCAGAGGCACTGCGTGGCGTGTTCCGGCATGTGCTGCGGGGCCGAATTCAGGCGCGGCAGGCTTGCCGGGCGTTTTTTGTCCGCGGATAGTATTGTTTCCGCAGCAGGTTGTCGCCGGCCTGTCCGTGTGCTAGTGTCGGCATCATCCTTTTAGTAACAACGTTCCGGCCGCCGTGCCGGAGCGTACTGACATCACATTCAATGACACTTGCAGTGAATGATCATTGCGCGGAGGTTGTTATGGCGTTTAAAAAAATACTGCTGGCTGTGGACGGTTCCAGCAATTCCCGTTTTGCCATGCGTCACGCCGTGGCGCTGGCCAGATGCTCGGAAGGGCAGGTAGTGCTGATGCATTGTTTCGGCGAGGTGCCCAACCTTATCGGCGGTGCGGCCCGTACTGAAATTGCAGCCGAAATGCATAAGAATGCTGAAGAAATGATACAGGTCTTCCGCGAAGATCTGGAACGCGAAGGCGTGAAGTTTACCGTGCGCATCGAACACGGCAAGCCCAGCGACACCATTGTGGAAGTAGCCGATGACGAAAAGTGCGATGTAATAGTCATGGGTTCGCGTGGGCTGAATGATTTTGAAGGTATGCTGCTGGGCAGTGTGGCCCACCGGGTACTTTCCATGTCCGGCGTGCCGGTGCTCGTGTCGCGCTAGCGGTTGCGCGTAAAATTATACAGGCGGTTCCGCTGGGGCCGCCTTTCTTTTTGTCTGCGGCATTGCCCTTCTGTGTGGCTGGCGGTAAGAAGAATACCAGCCGCGTTCCTGCGGCTGCCCCGCAGCATGCCGTTGTCTGCCCGTTTGCAGCAGCATGCCGCGGCCGGAGTTGTAACTGAAAGCGGAGTCGCGAGATGGATTTCACTCTTCTCAGCGGCCTGCTGGTGGTGATCAACCTGTGCGTGTCGTTCACCGCTGCGGGCCATGCCCTGCTGAACAAGCGGGAGCCCAGAGCCTCTCTCGGGTGGGTGGCGGTGTGCCTTACCTTTCCTCTGGCGGGGCCGTTGCTCTATTTCGTGTTCGGCATCAACCGTGTGCGCAGCAAGGCAGAACGGTTGAATGAAGAAAATTCGGCCAGAGGCACCGCCACAAAAGGGCGGCTGCACGGCGGAACCCATCCCTTTCTGCCGCCCGGCTCCATGGACGATTATCTTATTGCGCCGGTCTACCGCACGCTGCAGCGTTCCGGTCTGGCTGTCACCGGAATGCCGCTGGTGGGCGGTAACGATGTGCGCATCATGCATAACGGCGAGCAGGCCTACCCCCGCATGATCGAAGCGGTGGAATGTGCCGAAGACTCACTGTACCTTGCCACATATATTTTTGAAACCGGTCCGGAAGGCCGGCGCTTTATCGAAGCTCTGAGCTCCGCTGCGGCACGGGGCGTTGATGTGCGTGTGCTGGTGGACGGCGTGGGCGAGCTGTACGCCTTTCCCCGCGCTGGAACCCTGCTGCAGCGGCGGGGAGTGCGCGTGGCGCGTTTCCTTCCGCCTCGTCTTTTTCCTCCCCAGCTTAGTGTCAATCTGCGCAACCACCGCAAGGTGCTGGTGGCCGACGGGCAGGTAGGCTTTACCGGCGGCATGAATCTGGGTGACAGGCATATGGTGGACAATCCGGAAAACAGACGCCCCGTGGTGGACATTCATTTCGGATTTTCCGGCCCTGTGGTGGCCCAGCTGCAGGAAGCTTTTCTGGATGACTGGGGGTTTGCCACCGGCGAATATACGCTGCCCCGCCGCGTGACGGAAGAGCCGTGCGGCGATACGCTGTGCCGCGTGGTCAAAGGCGGTCCCGGGCAGGATATCGACCGTATTTCGGCTTTGATGACGGGCGTCATCTCCAGTGCGTGCCGCTCGGTACGCATCATGACTCCGTATTTTCTGCCGTCCGGCGATCTGATAAGCGCCATGCAGGCAGCTGCCCTGCGTGGGGTGCGGGTGGATGTGGTGCTGCCCGGAAAAAATAATCTGCCGGCAGTGCACTGGGCCACACGCAACATGCTGTGGCAGCTGCTGCGGTTCGGGGTGCATGTCTACTACCAGCCCGGCCCTTTTGTACATTCCAAGATCATGCTCATCGACGGCAGTTACGCGCAGGTGGGGTCTGCCAATCTGGACCCCCGCAGCCTGCGGCTTAATTTCGAGCTGAATGTGGAGATATTTGATACGTCCGTCGTGCGTCCGCTGGTAAGGCATTTCGACAACGTGCGGCGCAATGCGCGCAGCATAACCCTGAGCGAACTGGAAAACCGTTCCCTGCCGGTGCGTATGCGCGATGCCGCATTCTGGCTGTTCACCCCGTATTTGTAGCCGTGCTGTGTATATGTTAAAAAATGAAGTGCTGCTATTCCTTCCGGTTGGCACAAAGGCGGCTGATAGCTGTTGACATGTCGTGCCGGAGAGCTAGTACATAGGGTGTTTGGTACATTGCGTAAAAAGAATCTTTAGCGGTACACATTCTGTGGAAAAACGCACAAACCGACCGGAATCACCGGAAGCATATATTCTCATGAAGCATGGTGATAAAATTGTACGGCGCGGCGCAACGCCCGGCGCCGGACGCACTGGCAGATGGCCTCTGGCGGTGGCTTTCAGTATTTTCATGCTGCTGCTTCTGCCTGATGCGGCCATGGCATGGGGACCGGGGGTGCACATGGCCTGTTCCGAGTGGCTGTTTGCCAACCTGACCCTGCTGCCTGCCGGTGTGGCTACTGTTATTTCCGCGTATGAGTCGGTTTTCCGCTACGGGGCGCTCAGTGCCGATATTTTCATAGGCAAAGGATGTGCCGTCACCCCCGGTCACAGCCACAACTGGGAAACCGCACACACGCTGCTGCGCAGTGCCGACTCGCCCCGTCTTAAAGCCTATGCCTACGGCTATCTTTCTCATCTTGCGGCGGATACGGTGGCCCACAACCACTATGTGCCCAACAGCATGTGCAGTACAGGCGGCAGCAAGCTGAGTCATGTTTATGTCGAAATGCTGGCCGATTGCATGGTTCCGTGGAACAGAGGCACGGCAGGCGCATTGTACCGGCTGGGTTCGGCCGAGGCAGACAGGGTGCTGCGGGCCGCTGTGACGCCGCAGCGGGTGCCTTTTTTTGTTAAAAAGCAGATTTTTATGGGCAGTGTGGCCTTGTGTGGCCATCGGCGCTGGCGCCGGTCGGTCAAGCTTGTGGACAGAGTGCTGCCTTTCGGCATGAATGCTGTTTATCTGGCTGAAATGCTCAATGTCTCGCTGCGGGCCGTTGTGGATGTTCTTTCCGACCCCTTCGGTTCGGTGGTGACGGGCATTGACCCCATAGGCGAGCACAATCTGGCAGCCATACGCAGCCGGACGCAGGGAGGCGCCGTCAGGCGGGCTTTGCGCGGGTTGCGAACCGTCCGGAGGGGCCGTTCCGGCACGGTTGCCGGCGGATGTGAAGGGGTATTGTTTCCTCTTGACCCGCGTCTTGCGTCACTAGATTTTCCGGCCGGTCGTACTGCCTGTCAGGCTGCGTGACTGCAGTCTGTCTGTGCGTCTGCCAGTCAGAAGGGAGCCATCCGGCTTCCTTTTTTTGTGTGCGGCATCAGGCGGCGGCCGCTTGCCCGCGACGGCGGCACGGTGTACCAACGTGTTGCCCTGATATCTGGCGCGGGTAATCGCACGCCGTGCCGCATTCATGCAGGAGAAAAAACATGCCGGAACCAGTTCTGGTCATTGTGAAATATTGCGATCCTTCCACAGGCGGCGAAGGGGTGGCCTATCGTTTCTGCCGGTATATGCAGAGCCGCGGGGTTCCTTTTCAGCTTGTCTGCGGCAGAAACAAGGAACCGCACGGTCCGCTGGCGGAGCACGTGGTGGAACTGGGTATGCTGCGGCCCACAAGGCTGCTCAAATATGCATCGTTTTTCCGCAGGGCAGAACGGTACATCGCCTGTACGCGCGGGGTGCCTTTTTCGTTTGAATATGTCCGCGGTGCCGCCATTGTGCGGCAGACAGGCGTACATGCCACTTTTCTCAGGCGTTCGCTGGAGGGCCTGCCCGAAAAGGAAAAACGCCGTAAAATGCGCAGCCGGTGGTGGAATCTGTACAACAGATATGTTCCCGCACAGGAACGCCGAGTCCTTGATTCCGCCGAGCTGCAACGCATTCTGGTGCCTTCGGGCATGACACGGGACGAGGTGTGCCAAAGCTATCCGCAGCATTGCCACAAGGTGACCGTCATTCATAACGGGGTGGACACGGAACGCTTTCATCCCGCGGATGAGGCGGCGCGCGTGGCTGCGCGCGAACGGTACTGGCCCGGTGCGGGCGCACGGCGCATAGTGGGGTTTGCGGGCAATATATTTATGCGCAAGGGACTGGCCCATTGTATAGGCAGTCTGCGCGGTCTGCCCGAAGATGTGGTGCTGCTGGTGGCAGGCGGTGATAATGCCGCCCCGTACAGACAGCAGGCCGCTGCGCTGGGCGTGGAGCACAGGGTCCGCTTTGCCGGAGCCGTGGCCGATATGCCGCAGTTTTTTCATGCGCTGGATGCCTTCTGTCTGCCCACCCGCTACGATCCGTTCGGTCTGGTCATAGCCGAAGCCGTGGCGGCAGGAGTGCCCGTTGTTACATCGCATCTGGCCGGCAGTGCGGAGATTGTGCAGGACGGCGTGACCGGTGCGGTATGCCGTTCTCTGGATGACAGTGCCGTGGCGCAGGCCGTGGATAAGGCCCTGAGGCTGGACAGATCCGGTATTGCCGCTTCGGCCCCTGACGAGCGCGATATGTTCGCCCGCTATCTGGCGCTGGCAGATGACGTGCGTGCCGCACGCCGACCCGTCAGGCCATGAAACAAGGAACACAGATGCATATTGTATACGTTATCGGCGGACTTTTCCGCGGAGGCATAGAAAACTGGCTGCTGAACATCACGCCCTGCCTGCAGCGCGAAGGCTGCCGCGTTACCGTGGTCAACATGACAGGAAAGGGTGATCTGGTGCCGCTGTTTGCGGAGGCGGGCGTGTCCGTGGTCAACGTGGGAAGGCGCGGTCTGCCGGCAGGCACACACCGGCTGGATACGACACTGAGGCTGCGGCGCCTGCTGCGCCGTTTGCAGCCGGATGTTATACAGACCATGCATTTTGCCGCCAATTACCATACCCGGCTTGCCGCGGCGGGCACCGGAGTGCCTGTCATCACCAACATACGCACCATGGCCCGCGAGACCAAGCCGGTGCGCAGAATAATGAACAAGCTTCTTTCGGCGCGCACAGCCATGTTTGTCTCTGTATCACAGGCCGTTGATGCCGTGGTGCAGCAGGATCACAACCTGTTCCGCGCACCTTCGCGGGTGGTGTACAACGGTATTCCCGAGGGGCATTTCAGCGCTGCTGCGGCGGATGCGGGTACTCTGGTGCCGCAGGGGGCGCCTGTGCTGGTGACGGCATGCAGGCTGGTGCCGGTGAAGAATATGGACTTTTTTCTGCGCGTCTTCCGGAAAATAACCGCCGATGTGCCTGATGCGTTCTTTGTGCTGATGGGCGACGGCGGCGAGCGTGCGGCGCTGGAACAGCAGGCCGGAGAACTGGGCATTGCGTCACAGGTTGTTTTTACGGGTATGCGCAGCGATGTGCCCGCGGTGCTGAAGGGGCTTTGCGACCGGCGCAGTGTTTTTGTCATGCCCTCCCGCTGGGAAGGCTTTCCCAACGCAGCGCTGGAAGCCTTGGCCTGCGGGGTGCCGCTGGTTGTTTCCGATACTGTGCCGGTAAAGGAAGTTACGGAGGATGCCGCCGTTGTGCTGCCGCTGGATGAAGACGTATGGGCGGATGGCCTGACAGCCCTGCTGAATGACCCGCAGCGGCTTGATGCCATGCGTGCAAAGGGGAGCGCCGTGGCGGAGCGGTTCAGATTTTCGGCGCACGTGGCGGAATGGAAACAGCTGTATACCGATGTTGTCCGTCAGGCGGCCCGCTGACTGCGGGAGCGGCGGAGGATATGAATGAAAAAGGGCGCCTTTGCGGCGCCCTTTGGTGTTTTTTTGCCCCCGTTGCTGTTACGGGGTTCCCAGAATGATGTTCAGTTCGTTCAGCTGATCGGTCATGGATGTGGCATCCACTCCGTGCAGGGTGATTTCCTGCACCACCTGTGTAGGAGCACCGTCGGCGTGTATGCTGATGGTGGTGTCTGTGCCGTCGCTGCTTATGGTGATGTTGTCGTGCAGGTTGCTGTCCGAAGACACGCCGGAGAGCAGGTCGCGCAGATCAAGGCTGTCACCCTGTGTGGTGTCGTAGTCCATGATGTGGTCGTGTGCAGGCGTGGTTACTGTGCCCTGATCGCCGTTATGCCACATGAAGGTGTCGGCACCGGTTCCGCCCTCAAGCGTATCGTTGCCCGGTCCGCCCACCAGAATGTCGTTTCCGGCGCCGCCCAGCAGCACATCATTGCCGCTCTGGCCGTACATGATGTCATCTCCGGCTCCGCCGTCAAGTGTGTCGTCGCCGCCGTAGCGCGAACCGGAAGCAAGAGCTTCGTGGTTGTCGCGGATATAGTCGACGATGTTTTCCCACGATTCACCGGCAGCGACCAGCTTCTGCATGACAGCCCAGCCCTGTCCGTCGGGGTGGGCGTCTATGCTTGCGTTGCCGCTGATGGAAGTGATGCCGTCGGTGTTCAGCACATCGCCGAACATGATGTCGTTGCCGTCGCCGCCGGTCAGCAGGTCGTCGCCGAGCTGCTGATGGACATTCTGCATGGCATGCGACAGATCGGGGGTGGTGTTGACAAATTCCGATCCGCCGGTGTTGTCGAACTGATCGGCCACCCAGCCTGCGGTCTCGTCACCCGCGGGGTTGATATCCTCGCCGGGACGGGTGCGTATTATGGTGTCAGCCTGTCCGAGACCGAAGGTATGGACCTCCACACCCCATGATGCGCCGATAAGTGCGTTGTATCCGTCCAGCGCGGGGTCAAAGTCGTTCTGGTCCATTACCTTGCCGTTCAGGCTGGAG carries:
- the rnfB gene encoding RnfABCDGE type electron transport complex subunit B, translating into MVVTSVLSLLALGFVAACVLAAASRVFYVEEDPRVEAVLDALPGANCGGCGFAGCEAYAQAVLADPSVSAGLCCAGGPEVAHKVGELSGKAAGDDEPLVSFRRCVKDEGKVASRYGYEGFASCTAAAMIEDGPDACRFSCIGYGDCVRGCPFDAMYIENGLVHIDEEKCTSCGACIRICPRNILELIPRRARVMVYCSTQDKMKAVMNVCEAGCINCAKCVKKCPANAITQEGGKIMIDQKACLAFGPECGEACVEACPRNILRHTCPTAKVRLAELKAQDAAQDEASA
- a CDS encoding FAD:protein FMN transferase; the protein is MEKNTASRRQFIQTCGLLGLSVAAGAALPAVAGAARIGGEHTVTQTRLQMGTLVTLTAVHTSRLQAEEALGRAFEEIDRLAAVFSRYDSTTPVYVLNRDGRVSGIGPELKEVMDRALRFGSLTDNAFNITVKPVVDLFSSRQNLAGSVQLSQEDVSHALSLVDARGVQLGRDSIRLQREGMGVTLDGIAKGYIVDKASSVLSACGVRNHMINAGGDIRTSGEKAGGKPWVIAIQDPDKKRNYPATIALRDGAIATSGGYEVFYDRKRMYSHLVSPATGSSPHSVLSVSVTAPTVMEADTLATAVYVMQARSGLQFMDSLTGRECLILGRNGAAYTSRNWAKA
- a CDS encoding universal stress protein, with amino-acid sequence MAFKKILLAVDGSSNSRFAMRHAVALARCSEGQVVLMHCFGEVPNLIGGAARTEIAAEMHKNAEEMIQVFREDLEREGVKFTVRIEHGKPSDTIVEVADDEKCDVIVMGSRGLNDFEGMLLGSVAHRVLSMSGVPVLVSR
- the cls gene encoding cardiolipin synthase; translated protein: MDFTLLSGLLVVINLCVSFTAAGHALLNKREPRASLGWVAVCLTFPLAGPLLYFVFGINRVRSKAERLNEENSARGTATKGRLHGGTHPFLPPGSMDDYLIAPVYRTLQRSGLAVTGMPLVGGNDVRIMHNGEQAYPRMIEAVECAEDSLYLATYIFETGPEGRRFIEALSSAAARGVDVRVLVDGVGELYAFPRAGTLLQRRGVRVARFLPPRLFPPQLSVNLRNHRKVLVADGQVGFTGGMNLGDRHMVDNPENRRPVVDIHFGFSGPVVAQLQEAFLDDWGFATGEYTLPRRVTEEPCGDTLCRVVKGGPGQDIDRISALMTGVISSACRSVRIMTPYFLPSGDLISAMQAAALRGVRVDVVLPGKNNLPAVHWATRNMLWQLLRFGVHVYYQPGPFVHSKIMLIDGSYAQVGSANLDPRSLRLNFELNVEIFDTSVVRPLVRHFDNVRRNARSITLSELENRSLPVRMRDAAFWLFTPYL
- a CDS encoding zinc dependent phospholipase C family protein produces the protein MKHGDKIVRRGATPGAGRTGRWPLAVAFSIFMLLLLPDAAMAWGPGVHMACSEWLFANLTLLPAGVATVISAYESVFRYGALSADIFIGKGCAVTPGHSHNWETAHTLLRSADSPRLKAYAYGYLSHLAADTVAHNHYVPNSMCSTGGSKLSHVYVEMLADCMVPWNRGTAGALYRLGSAEADRVLRAAVTPQRVPFFVKKQIFMGSVALCGHRRWRRSVKLVDRVLPFGMNAVYLAEMLNVSLRAVVDVLSDPFGSVVTGIDPIGEHNLAAIRSRTQGGAVRRALRGLRTVRRGRSGTVAGGCEGVLFPLDPRLASLDFPAGRTACQAA
- a CDS encoding glycosyltransferase family 4 protein gives rise to the protein MPEPVLVIVKYCDPSTGGEGVAYRFCRYMQSRGVPFQLVCGRNKEPHGPLAEHVVELGMLRPTRLLKYASFFRRAERYIACTRGVPFSFEYVRGAAIVRQTGVHATFLRRSLEGLPEKEKRRKMRSRWWNLYNRYVPAQERRVLDSAELQRILVPSGMTRDEVCQSYPQHCHKVTVIHNGVDTERFHPADEAARVAARERYWPGAGARRIVGFAGNIFMRKGLAHCIGSLRGLPEDVVLLVAGGDNAAPYRQQAAALGVEHRVRFAGAVADMPQFFHALDAFCLPTRYDPFGLVIAEAVAAGVPVVTSHLAGSAEIVQDGVTGAVCRSLDDSAVAQAVDKALRLDRSGIAASAPDERDMFARYLALADDVRAARRPVRP
- a CDS encoding glycosyltransferase gives rise to the protein MHIVYVIGGLFRGGIENWLLNITPCLQREGCRVTVVNMTGKGDLVPLFAEAGVSVVNVGRRGLPAGTHRLDTTLRLRRLLRRLQPDVIQTMHFAANYHTRLAAAGTGVPVITNIRTMARETKPVRRIMNKLLSARTAMFVSVSQAVDAVVQQDHNLFRAPSRVVYNGIPEGHFSAAAADAGTLVPQGAPVLVTACRLVPVKNMDFFLRVFRKITADVPDAFFVLMGDGGERAALEQQAGELGIASQVVFTGMRSDVPAVLKGLCDRRSVFVMPSRWEGFPNAALEALACGVPLVVSDTVPVKEVTEDAAVVLPLDEDVWADGLTALLNDPQRLDAMRAKGSAVAERFRFSAHVAEWKQLYTDVVRQAAR